The genomic region acaataccatgataccgtgatatttttatccaaggttatcataccgtcagaatcttataccggcccatgcctagtaccTAGTGTGAGCACGCCCTAAGGATCTAAAACTAAGCTAGTTTGGTTGTCAAACTAAGCTAGTTTGGTTGTTGGTTTGGTTATCAGACATATGAGCAGGAGCGAATTTCTCTGTGGTTATTGAtaattactgtgataatggtactaaatGCTGCTCTCTTTACTCTTTGTCTACACGCCAGAATTTCCTTTTATCTCTGTGGAACGAGAAAACAGATGCTGCCCTCTACTGGTGCTGAAAAACACGAACTCTTGCACAGGCTCAGAATGCGGCTCTTGTTTCAGTCAGCTTtcgtctgtttggtgtgttcacgcgcagctttttggtccagacgggTTTTGTTGGTGATGGTTGTTTTGcgtcggcttggtgtgtcctAGGTAGAGTTGCAGCAGCTGTTcgtaagtttatttttaaactgaaACGTAAAGTCCACTCTAGGGCCTtctgtcctatgaaaatgaagttataaatcacatttttatagcatattaAATTACAGTCAGTCAATAATAACATACAACGCACACATCTGCAGTGCACTGGGGCgatttgctgccgagtgtgacgcggctgggatgagaatcagcacctccaagtccgaggccaaggtgctccaccggaaaaaggtggtttgccatctccaggttggaggaaaggcCTTACCCCAGGTaaaggagttcaagtatcttggggttttgttcatgagcgagggaaggatggagcgtgagattgacaggtggaccggtgcagtggcagcagtaatgcagttgatgtaccggtccattgtggtaaaggaggagctaagctgaaaggcaaagctctcgatttaccggtcaatctacgttcctactctcatttatggtcatgagctttgggtcatgaccgaaaggacaagatcttggatacaagcggctgaaatgagtttccttcgtagGATAGCAGGGTGCACCCtaatagacagggtgaggagctctgtcgaagtagagctgctgctccacatcgagagaagtcagctgaggtggctcaggtgTCTGTTTAGGATGCCTCCAGGACGCCTACCTAatgaggtgttccaggcatgtcccaccaggaggaggcctcggggaagacccaggacatactggatggactatgtctctcggctggcctggaaacGCCTCTGGATCCCCCCGGACTAGCGAGAGGaaatgtctggggagagggaagtccggagttctctcctaagagtgctgcccccgcgacccagccccggataagcagatgaaaatgatgatgatgatgatgaacacgAAACAtgccctctcttttgctgaatatcagtaaCTTGCGCACTGCTAGTGCAACTGGCACCTGTACCTAAACTTTAATTCACTCTTTTAAAAGTGAGAGATTTTGATTAAAAACCCACATAAAGTGTTTGTTCACTAGTCTAGTTATTGATTTGGATTTCTCTTTCATGTGAACCTTTTGTTAGATTCAGCTGTGTTTGGCTTAACCTTTCACGGGTGGCTCGCCAATGTTTTAGATTACTCTGTTACATAAAATAAGTACGATTACCAAAGTCATTATGGGGAGAAGACTTTATTAAAGACAGTGAATAGTACAGTTCCTCAGCAGCAATGTTAACCCAtcggtcttcaagtaacttaacccaaagtGCTGTCTGTGAAACACTACTTCATAACAAAGGATATAACCCTCAACCTTCATCCACCAGTGGACTCCGTCATTGGATTAACTGGATGGAtccttataaaatatattattattatgtcagcGTGTTGTTATGTCATTTAAAAGGCagtcttttttcattttatttcaggccTGATGGAGGAGAGACAGCGTCATGAGAAAATGAGTGAAAAAACTCACTCACTGAAGAGAAAAGACAAAGAATGtgtcacctgcactcagtgtgggaagagtctGGCAAACAAACAGAGTCTCAGAtatcacatgaggatccacactggagagaaaccattcacatgttctcagtgtgggatgagtttcagaaACTCATCAAACCTTactaaacacatgaagatccacactggagagaaaacacacaaatgtgatcaatgcagcaaaacatttttaaggGCTTCACACCTGAAGAGCCACcttagagttcatacaaaggagaagctTTATCCATGCTCtgtgtgtgggaagagtttcacacgTCAAGAAAGTTTAAGAAgtcatcagaagatccacaccggTGTGGGAGAGTACaggtgctttgagtgtgagaaaaCCTTTTCTAGGGCTGAAAATTTGAAAATACAtgagagaattcacactggagagaaaccttacatttGTTCACTGTGCAATAAGAGATTCAGTCAGTTTGCACATATGAAAACACATGCGagggttcacactggagagaaaccttacacgtGTTCAGactgtgacaagagattcagtgATTCAGGAGATCTGAGAAAACATGTGagggttcacactggagagaaaccttacacgtGTTCAGactgtgacaagagattcagtgATTTAGGAAATCTGAGAAAACATGCGagggttcacactggagagaaaccttacatttGTTCACATTGTGATAAGAGATTTAGTGATTCAGGAAATCTGAGAAAACATGTGAGGGTtcatactggagagaaaccttacaagtgttcggACTGTGATAAGAGGTTCAATGATTCAGGACATCTGAGAcaacatgagaggattcacactggagagaaaccttacaagtgttcacactgccaCACGAGATTCAATGATTCAGGACATCTGAGAcaacatgagaggattcacactggagagaaaccttacaagtgttcacactgccaCACGAGATTCAGACAGTTAGGAGGCTTGAAAAcgcatgagaggattcacaccaGAGAAaaaccttaaaggggtggtccaccgTGGTTTTTTTAAGATTCGATTGTGTTTATGTGGTGCAAAACAATGTGTGTTTTCatgattcatttgtaaaaaatcatgttatttgttCACATATCTTACCTTCATTTTATACAGCTACTgaactaacatgaaaacgactactATATTTCCTGGTTCTGTCTATAAGGCCCGCCCTCAACGGGCTCTAATTAGTCAGCTaacctaagtgaagtttatttataaactaatttcgagaggagcgcgtgcttatgattgatgaTGGCTGGTCCCACATTAACGCATGATTcgtaactcactataaataacctgaGTTTCTTACTTTAGTTATCTTTGCCTAGATCAGGGATACTCAAATATAAATTTGAAAGGTCCACTCACCGAATTTTCATTTAGGCCGAGGTCCGGAAAAGTAAAGCTCAAATTCCAAATAGAGAACTCCAACAGAAAAAGGCAATCGCCAAATTTTCCAACTATACACAAAAAATATCATCATAGAACCTTTAGTGTGAAAGGTGACACCTTCTTCGTGCCACCAGTTGTTTAAATTTGGGCATAAAAGGTCAGGGCCAGGCGGAGGCAGTTCATTGGTGAGTGTGCTGCGGAAGTTTTTCACCATGTTCATGTTTGAAAAGGCAGATTCACAGCAGTACGTTGAGGGAAACATTGTGAGAATCTGAAGGGCCATCTTCTGCAGGAGAGGAACACCTGCTGCAGTAATTTTTGTCCAGAAGGTGACAGGGTCACAGAGAGATTCCTGCAGTGCTAGGGTTTCTTGGAGCTCAATTAGCTCAGTTTGTAAAACAGCAGCATTTGCCTATGGGAAGACTTTCATGGCTTCAGTTGAGAATTTTGCAATACTTTTGACTAGTAATGGATTTTCTATGCTCAAGATTTGTTTTCCCAGAGGGAAATCTTTAAATTGAGTTTGGACATTTTGAATGAGTTTTTCAGGAATTCAGCATAATTGTGATGTAGATGTTTTCCTGCAGTCTGATCCAAAAGTCTTGAGAAGTGAAGCAAGTTCTGCTGTAAGTCACATTTGAACACCTCACCTCCAGCTTCCTCTGGAAAGCACGGACAGCTGACATGAGGTCTATTTTTGCCCTGGAGCTTCATATTAAGGTCATAAGGTGCGAAGTAATGTCAGCTAGAACAGCAACAACTTccatttctttttcattcttcatgaAATCCACAAATGGTTAGGCTTTTGCACTCTTTTGATCCAAAAGAAATGTCTCAAGCTCTTTCCGCAGTGCCTAAAATCTCTCCAGTACCTTGCCTTAACTAAGCCACAACATTGTGGTGAAGAAACGTTGCATTTACTTCTATTAGAAATGAGCGCAACAAACGATGTTGCAGAGCAGAGGATGCTCTCAGATCGTTGACAAGTTTCATCACTTTTGTCATTACATCTGAGTACCTTTCTCCAAGACTGGCACACAAAACCATCTGGTGAATTATGCAGTGGTATGCCATGAGGTCAGGATGGTGAGTTGTCGAGCGTGACACTAATCCCCTCTCTCATAAAAATGACAGCCTGGAGTGCGCAAGATAGTGAGCATGTGAGCGAGCGAGTGACCTAGCTGCTATAGCAATGCTGGCTGTTACAACTGCTGTGATTGGACATAGTTGAAGCAGCCAAACGGAGTAGAATCCTCAAGGATATATCGCGGATCCACAATTGCGCACTCCATTGAAAACTCATTTGGATTATGATTAAATTGGCATGCTGGTTTTGGCGTCGGTCCAGATTTTTTCGTGTCCAGGTGCGGACCGGAGTCCACCTATTGAGTACCCCTCACCTAGaacaatccccccttccaccccatgcctcctgtgcagagtttacatgttctgccCGTGCTAGGGTtggttttctcccacagtccaaaaacttgcgtcataagtgaattgatcaatatAAATTAGCACTATAGTCGAGCTCTTAACCAGCAGCATATCTCTATATAGCAACTTATAATCTGTCATAGACTCTAAGTAAGATGGGCGGGGCTGGTTTGGTTCTCAAgtcctacctgagctcaaactccccttttaTCCTGTAAACggaagggagccccgggctcgaggaacTTATGAGGAGGAGCTTTTATAATCAAACATCAGCTAAGTCTGAACTCTTGAATGTGTTGTGATTGgcagatcggctccacgtcaccaggaaacgTCATGCCTCTCTTGCATGCTGTCAGGGCTGGCGCGATCATAGAGGTGACCTAGGCAGCTGCCAAGGGCAGCAGAAATAGTGAGGGTGGCGTCCAGCTCCTGGTCCTCACTATCGTCTGCGACACCAGTCACTTCTATTTTTACTTTCAAATTGAGGGCAGCGTGATGCGTGTTGTTTGCCTACAGTgtcagttcagcttgctccagccCTGCATGCTGTCTGTCAGTCTGTAAACAATGTCAGTGAAGCAGTATCAGATCCACATACAGGTTTATTacaagagaatggtcaggcaagcaacggttgACACAGGGGCAAAcggatgtatacaggcaaatccaggGTCGTGGTCATACAACAGGCGGagggtcaaaaggcaggcagcagacaggaataaacaataaaacaaggcaagggtctaaGACGGCAAGGAAAACGCATCGTTAGGGATGGAtgacgtgaaactgatgtttcgacaAAGTGTCCAGATCTTAAAGCGCAAATGATTAAgatgatttgaaacacccaggtcacgtgattgtgttttgaaacaccaggggcctcatgtgtCAGCGCTGTGTATGCACAAAATCTTTGTGTACGCCAGGTTTCACGCTCacatttggatttactaatgatgaaatgaacgtgagagtGTGCGTTGGACtgcgccaacttcatgtctggcgtatgtgtatttcttgtgtgtttgttttatttccattggtgactcctagagacaattatgttaaattgcgcACAAAGTATCACACCAACACATGTGAAAAACATTGCTATTCatttataattgataaaatgGGTTATTTAACAATATCTTTTAACGAACTATGTTATTTAGAACCTATAAAAGCATTTGCAGATGTATACAACCCTTAGTCTATGGTAATGGCAGTGTTGGCCTTATTAAAGGACATCGTCAATGGTCGAATCCCATGGGAACGCATTTTTAGGAATCACAGGGATTTTCTGGCACACGATGATGACTGTCTTATTAGCCATTCAGATTTCCTAGAGCTATACTCCTGGAGCTTTGTGCTGAGTTGAGTCTAAATTTGTAAAGAGAGACAGCGAggaggctccaaggtggcagggtgcgcgatgggtggcttcttggtgagtgatgtatttaaagattttattccagctaagtttttttttttgagcattaTTATTAACTGCGTATCAGGAGACTGTGGTTATCCATTAAAGACGGGGCTGTTAACCCCcctcaacaacccacaaactgaccaagTGCACAAATACAatgattgggcagctgaaatgccggtggtgctgccttgataagagcagaGGGGTGCTTCTATACCACCCtcacaaagtgttcctctaatacatctgtgtctcccacagacacggatactactccagacagtaaagtgtcacccacaattgaggcaactctctcctcaaagggtgttggttcagcatcccctgttcccacACCTGTTTGGTCCACACTTTGACAGTGCGCCACTGTTCTCCTCTTAAACTGCACCTTTACATGGGACcgtttctttatttaattcactcacagtgcaatgttcagaccccactgcattaaccacgtcagctaaactctcccactctattttttttcttttgttattaaatccagaggacaaacttgcaaataacacagttttctcCAGTCTACCTCTGACAgaagcacctccaattcacattgctttttcatttggttttgccaaagtagagtcatcaCCATATTTATgcgggggaggaggcagggaggggttttgcgcttgtgcacgtgcgctcagtttcacgttaattctgatgtacaaagagaatatgcgtaggattctgcatatgcagtgtttcatacatctgaattatttacagctttgtccgtacgcacatttacagcttcgTTCGGATGCAATGTTTTAGTATCAaatcaacgcaagtctttgtacatgaggcccctggttaTGTGAATAAAGTGATTCAAAGCTTtggtcatttcagaagcgtttcgagacctaaTGAATCTGCATTTTACTGGCTGGGTATCTCATGTAGTCTAGTGGGCTATTGTGTGCACAAAGTAACTGCTGCTAAATAGCCTGAGTTTGAATCCTGACCTGTATAAATGCTCAGAAATTatgatttgatgtattttaataatgttactttatgTTTTATAACCCAAaataagacatatttattcacaaagtgtttattcagatgtcagaccaatgttaaaacagaacacgttacaagaacagagcatttacaAACTAATATTTATgactgccttaaaagcaacaagttgacttcacaaagataatgtgagtaaacccattgtaatctGGAACTGTTCAATTGacttcatttatataattatgctaattgaactcacttattaaataataaagtaaactaATCCCTTTTTTCCAATACACCaatatagatttattatatttgtgtttttccagcttttctgtatccagcaaaatgacatacagtaagataaatctgctcttccagactccagtgtgtcttctaaactcaatacaggctataattgCGACTTCCTGACTTGTCCTTAAGTTGCTAGTGAGGCAGTGAGGGTCCTTTGAATTTGTGACGTGCTGATGGCTGAGACAGACACGTTGAGCCCAAGATGTTATTagcaaaatgttatatatatatagttgaaacatgacaaacaaaacattaatttatGGGTTAAATACCTGTTGTCTATGGAGCTGATTATTGCATTGTATAGGGTTGTTGCGTGTGGCGTTGTTGCGTGTGCTGTGGCGGTCAACAAAAAGTACAGCTACCCCACTCTCATTCTCTCCTCCTAACACCTGTGTGATTGTGCACGCGCTTTATTTGCTCTAGC from Danio aesculapii chromosome 3, fDanAes4.1, whole genome shotgun sequence harbors:
- the LOC130217630 gene encoding zinc finger protein 271-like, which codes for MEERQRHEKMSEKTHSLKRKDKECVTCTQCGKSLANKQSLRYHMRIHTGEKPFTCSQCGMSFRNSSNLTKHMKIHTGEKTHKCDQCSKTFLRASHLKSHLRVHTKEKLYPCSVCGKSFTRQESLRSHQKIHTGVGEYRCFECEKTFSRAENLKIHERIHTGEKPYICSLCNKRFSQFAHMKTHARVHTGEKPYTCSDCDKRFSDSGDLRKHVRVHTGEKPYTCSDCDKRFSDLGNLRKHARVHTGEKPYICSHCDKRFSDSGNLRKHVRVHTGEKPYKCSDCDKRFNDSGHLRQHERIHTGEKPYKCSHCHTRFNDSGHLRQHERIHTGEKPYKCSHCHTRFRQLGGLKTHERIHTREKP